The following are from one region of the Leptospira neocaledonica genome:
- the ispF gene encoding 2-C-methyl-D-erythritol 2,4-cyclodiphosphate synthase produces the protein MYRIGQGLDFHRLETNEARPLILGGAIIDSEYALIGHSDADIVIHALADAILGALGLGDIGQYFPDTDTSLKNMDSKLILQKTLDLAKERSFSIVNIDCTLIGERPKISPHRIKIQSSLSNLLGLPEDCISVKATTTEKMGALGRTEGLGASCVVLLQKN, from the coding sequence ATGTACAGAATAGGACAAGGACTAGACTTCCATAGACTGGAAACTAACGAGGCTCGTCCACTCATCCTGGGCGGAGCAATCATCGATTCAGAATATGCATTGATCGGCCATTCGGATGCAGATATCGTAATACATGCATTAGCTGACGCGATTTTGGGGGCCTTGGGGCTCGGGGATATAGGGCAATATTTTCCGGATACGGATACTTCTCTCAAGAACATGGATTCCAAATTGATTTTGCAAAAAACTTTAGATCTTGCGAAAGAGAGAAGTTTCAGTATAGTAAATATCGACTGCACTCTGATCGGAGAAAGACCTAAAATTTCTCCTCATAGAATTAAGATACAATCTTCACTTTCTAATCTATTAGGACTTCCCGAAGATTGTATTTCAGTGAAAGCGACTACTACCGAAAAAATGGGAGCCTTAGGCAGAACCGAAGGATTGGGCGCAAGTTGCGTGGTACTTTTGCAGAAAAATTAA
- the nadA gene encoding quinolinate synthase NadA has product MKTIEDIRKSLESTYMEHEIEEKLPLIQEINRLKKEKNAVLLGHNYMTPDVFHGVSDILGDSLYLSKAAAETDADIILFNGVHFMAETAKLMSPEKKVLIADLKAGCSLAESITREDVKKLKSQYPGVPVVTYVNCTAEVKAETDICCTSANAVQIVNSLDSDTVIFLPDEYLAGNVQKQTNKKIISFPGRCMVHEMYTAEDILSVRKQWPGVTVISHPECNTDVVEVSDFAGSTSQMSKYIRDSGAKDVFLVTECSMGDNLRSEFPDRQFVSSCRTCPHMKRITLEKIKDALLYEQFEIKLDPEIVEKGRMAVQRMLEVSYK; this is encoded by the coding sequence ATGAAAACCATAGAGGATATTCGAAAATCCCTGGAATCCACTTACATGGAACATGAGATAGAGGAAAAACTTCCTCTCATCCAGGAGATCAACCGTCTCAAAAAAGAAAAAAACGCAGTACTTTTAGGACATAATTATATGACTCCGGATGTTTTTCACGGAGTTTCTGACATACTTGGAGATTCACTTTATCTAAGTAAGGCCGCCGCAGAAACGGATGCTGACATTATACTTTTTAACGGAGTTCATTTTATGGCGGAGACTGCAAAGCTTATGTCTCCGGAGAAGAAGGTACTCATCGCCGATCTAAAAGCAGGTTGTTCTCTCGCAGAAAGTATCACTAGAGAAGATGTTAAAAAACTAAAAAGCCAATATCCTGGAGTCCCGGTAGTCACTTACGTAAACTGCACTGCAGAAGTTAAAGCAGAGACTGATATTTGTTGTACTTCTGCAAACGCAGTACAGATCGTAAATTCTTTGGATAGCGATACGGTTATCTTTCTTCCTGATGAATACCTTGCGGGAAATGTGCAAAAACAAACGAACAAAAAGATCATCTCTTTTCCTGGGCGTTGTATGGTGCATGAGATGTACACCGCAGAGGATATACTTTCCGTCAGAAAACAATGGCCTGGAGTCACAGTCATCTCTCACCCTGAATGTAACACAGACGTGGTAGAAGTTTCCGATTTCGCAGGATCCACTTCCCAAATGTCCAAATACATTCGCGATTCAGGTGCGAAGGATGTATTCTTGGTTACGGAATGTTCTATGGGAGATAATCTCAGATCTGAGTTCCCGGACAGACAATTTGTTTCTTCTTGCAGAACATGCCCACACATGAAACGAATTACATTAGAAAAAATTAAAGATGCACTTCTATACGAACAATTCGAGATCAAGTTGGATCCTGAAATCGTAGAAAAAGGAAGAATGGCAGTCCAAAGAATGCTGGAAGTGAGTTACAAGTAA
- the lep gene encoding LipL41-expression chaperone Lep codes for MTLKNKKVKLSFGFEKSGLTSAFLLCSVFFLSDCSRTKPNLEECSDAQIHISKLIANDETMEKGVQALMLRSVLKPETSEAIIRSCVENKSLLQVQCELSKEKFGDLQECKKLAPKRAETEG; via the coding sequence ATGACACTGAAAAATAAGAAAGTTAAACTTTCTTTCGGTTTCGAGAAAAGCGGGCTAACGTCCGCTTTTCTTTTATGTAGCGTATTTTTCTTGTCAGATTGTAGCAGAACGAAACCGAATTTGGAAGAATGTTCGGATGCTCAGATCCATATTTCCAAACTGATCGCGAACGATGAAACGATGGAAAAAGGTGTACAAGCATTGATGTTAAGATCCGTGCTAAAACCTGAGACCAGTGAAGCCATCATCAGAAGTTGTGTGGAGAATAAAAGTTTACTCCAAGTACAATGTGAGCTCTCCAAGGAGAAGTTTGGCGATCTGCAGGAATGTAAAAAATTGGCTCCGAAAAGAGCAGAGACCGAAGGTTAA
- a CDS encoding lipoprotein LipL41, with translation MKKISALLLAGAMAFLLSNCDATVDVEYPVFPKSKEGRQLQKFLGSIRNVGLAVEKPQKSLWETVFGAGSSFIDQMPSKVFEAFDKETYYKLIDLSKRADSINEASLTLTGITKSRVKLGNQLGAEAILHIGYQKPYTECGSEMMVDYGAAALKVGGAIASIATGKQVDTGNQPISKQTGIRYMLIPLDATLIKVETGEVKKAVVSNPAKVDAGVGNMDCPSVLDSFGKALDEAALYIKDRLSPKVKTEAIKVFKKDEDPEVAGYLDDGYQEITGETPSFKKAKENWDKADKKAGGKSWGAKANLGTYYFQAGDFEKAIKLYEEAMKLSGADKNYVRELRKRVEAAAAVDDTEK, from the coding sequence ATGAAAAAAATTTCTGCTCTGCTCCTCGCGGGAGCTATGGCATTCTTGCTCTCTAATTGCGATGCAACAGTGGACGTCGAATACCCTGTTTTTCCTAAATCGAAAGAGGGACGCCAACTTCAAAAATTCCTAGGCTCTATCCGCAATGTGGGTTTAGCAGTCGAAAAACCCCAAAAAAGCCTTTGGGAAACCGTTTTCGGAGCAGGTTCCAGCTTTATCGATCAAATGCCTTCTAAAGTTTTTGAAGCTTTCGACAAAGAAACTTATTACAAGCTGATCGACCTGAGCAAAAGAGCTGACTCTATCAACGAGGCTTCTTTAACTCTTACCGGAATTACTAAAAGCCGTGTGAAACTCGGAAACCAATTAGGTGCTGAGGCTATTCTTCATATCGGTTATCAAAAACCATACACCGAGTGCGGAAGCGAGATGATGGTAGATTACGGCGCGGCTGCGTTGAAAGTTGGTGGAGCAATCGCTTCTATCGCAACTGGAAAACAAGTTGATACCGGAAACCAACCTATCAGCAAACAAACCGGTATCCGTTATATGCTTATTCCTCTAGATGCTACTTTGATCAAAGTAGAAACTGGAGAAGTTAAAAAGGCTGTAGTTTCTAACCCTGCAAAAGTTGATGCAGGAGTTGGTAACATGGATTGCCCTTCCGTTCTTGACTCTTTCGGAAAAGCTTTAGATGAAGCTGCTCTTTACATCAAAGACAGACTTTCTCCAAAAGTTAAAACCGAAGCTATCAAAGTATTCAAGAAAGACGAAGATCCTGAAGTTGCGGGATATCTTGACGACGGTTACCAAGAAATCACAGGAGAAACTCCTAGCTTCAAAAAAGCGAAAGAGAACTGGGACAAAGCTGATAAAAAAGCTGGTGGAAAGTCTTGGGGAGCGAAAGCAAACCTAGGAACTTACTATTTCCAAGCCGGAGACTTCGAAAAAGCTATTAAACTTTACGAAGAGGCGATGAAACTCAGTGGAGCTGACAAGAACTACGTGAGAGAACTTCGTAAACGTGTAGAAGCGGCTGCTGCCGTTGATGACACTGAAAAATAA